One part of the [Pantoea] beijingensis genome encodes these proteins:
- a CDS encoding anaerobic C4-dicarboxylate transporter: MITVELIIVLLAIYLGARLGGIGIGFAGGFGVLVLTLGAQISPGAIPFDVIEIIMGVIAAIAAMQVAGGMDYLVNLAERLLRKHPRYITFLAPLVTYFMTLLAGTGHTAFSTLPVIAEVAKEQGVRPSRPLSIAVVASQIAITASPISAAVVFLAGILEPKGVSYLALLAVSIPSTMAAIFVAALITNFLGKELKDDAIYQARLSKGEVLLRGTTVFEEKPGAKRSVLLFLIGIIAVVLYATAISDTVGLITHPLLPRNEAIVVFMLTIAMLICFSCNVDTGEILSASTFKSGMSACVCVMGVAWLGDTFVKAHISDIQTVAGQLLQDFPWMLAVILFFASTLLYSQAATTKALMPAALLLGVSPVTAVASFAAVSALFVLPTYPTLLAAVEMDDTGSTRIGKFVFNHSFLIPGTISIVLSVAFGFLLGNIIL; the protein is encoded by the coding sequence ATGATCACAGTTGAGTTGATCATTGTCCTGCTGGCCATTTATCTGGGTGCACGGCTGGGTGGGATCGGTATTGGTTTTGCTGGTGGTTTTGGCGTGCTCGTGCTAACGCTGGGAGCACAAATTAGTCCGGGCGCCATTCCGTTCGACGTGATCGAAATCATTATGGGCGTGATTGCTGCCATCGCTGCAATGCAGGTTGCCGGAGGTATGGATTATCTGGTTAACCTCGCAGAACGTCTGCTGCGTAAGCATCCACGCTACATTACGTTTCTCGCCCCGCTGGTCACCTATTTTATGACGCTATTGGCCGGCACCGGACACACCGCTTTTTCCACTCTCCCGGTAATAGCCGAAGTGGCGAAAGAGCAAGGCGTGCGTCCTTCACGGCCGCTCTCTATCGCCGTTGTTGCCTCACAGATTGCCATTACCGCTTCGCCCATTTCGGCTGCGGTGGTATTCCTTGCTGGTATTCTGGAACCAAAGGGCGTCAGCTATCTGGCACTACTGGCCGTTTCTATTCCTTCCACCATGGCCGCTATTTTTGTTGCCGCACTCATCACCAATTTTCTGGGCAAAGAGCTGAAAGACGATGCTATCTACCAGGCGCGTTTAAGCAAAGGTGAAGTGCTGCTGCGTGGAACGACCGTCTTCGAGGAAAAACCGGGTGCAAAACGTTCAGTGCTACTTTTTCTGATCGGCATTATCGCCGTAGTACTGTATGCCACCGCCATTAGCGATACCGTTGGTCTGATTACACATCCCCTGCTGCCCCGCAATGAAGCGATTGTGGTATTTATGCTGACCATCGCCATGTTGATTTGCTTTAGTTGTAACGTTGATACTGGCGAGATTCTCTCAGCCAGTACCTTTAAATCCGGAATGAGTGCCTGCGTATGCGTAATGGGCGTTGCATGGCTGGGCGACACCTTTGTGAAAGCACATATCAGCGATATTCAAACCGTTGCAGGACAGCTTTTACAGGATTTCCCGTGGATGCTGGCGGTGATCCTGTTCTTTGCCTCCACGCTACTGTACTCGCAAGCCGCCACAACTAAGGCTTTGATGCCTGCCGCGTTGCTGTTAGGCGTATCCCCGGTAACCGCTGTTGCCTCCTTTGCTGCGGTTTCCGCTCTGTTTGTATTGCCAACTTATCCTACGCTATTGGCCGCAGTCGAAATGGATGACACGGGTTCAACGCGTATCGGTAAATTCGTTTTCAACCATTCATTTCTGATACCGGGCACCATTTCCATCGTGCTATCAGTCGCATTTGGCTTTCTCCTGGGCAATATTATTTTGTAG
- the cutA gene encoding divalent cation tolerance protein CutA encodes MHQSTAVVVLCTAPDENCAQRLAHEALATKLAACVTLLPGATSLYYWEGKLEQASEIQMLLKSDQSHQHALIDLLKAAHPYETPELLVLPIQHGESDYLSWLNASLR; translated from the coding sequence ATGCACCAATCTACCGCCGTGGTGGTACTTTGTACCGCGCCAGATGAAAACTGCGCGCAGCGGCTTGCTCATGAAGCGCTGGCCACTAAACTCGCCGCCTGTGTGACATTACTGCCAGGCGCTACCTCGTTATACTATTGGGAAGGGAAACTCGAACAGGCATCTGAAATTCAGATGCTGCTAAAAAGCGACCAGTCACACCAGCACGCGCTCATCGACCTGCTTAAAGCAGCGCATCCTTATGAAACACCTGAACTTTTGGTCCTACCGATCCAACATGGAGAGAGTGATTACCTGTCATGGCTCAACGCATCGCTACGCTAA